Proteins encoded together in one Mustelus asterias unplaced genomic scaffold, sMusAst1.hap1.1 HAP1_SCAFFOLD_122, whole genome shotgun sequence window:
- the LOC144484649 gene encoding uncharacterized protein LOC144484649, translated as MGFICSSHLLKHRWVHTGERPFNCHECGKGFTTSSILLTHQRVHTRERPFRCSDCGKGFPTSSILLKHQRVHTGERPFTCSDCGKGFTDSSDLLKHQRIHNGERPFICSECGKRFTQSFNLLKHQRGHTGERPFTCSECGKGFSQSFILLKHQRVHTGERPFTCSSCGKGFIDSSTLQRHQRVHTGERPFTCSDCGKRFSQSTNLVKHQRIHTGDRPFTCSVFGKGFTQSPHLLKHQCVHE; from the coding sequence atgggattcatttgttcatcccatctgctgaaacaccggtgggttcacactggggagaggccattcaactgtcatgagtgtgggaagggattcactacctcatcaatcctgctgacacaccagagagttcacactagagagagaccattcagatgctctgattgtgggaagggattccctaCCTCTTCtatcctgctgaaacaccagcgagttcacactggagagaggccgttcacctgctctgattgtgggaagggattcactgattcatccgacctgctgaaacaccagagaattcataatggggagaggccatttatctgctccgagtgtgggaagagattcactcaatcatTCAACCTCCTAAAACACCAGCGAGGTCACACCggcgagaggccgttcacctgctctgagtgtgggaagggcttcagtcagtcattcatcttgttgaaacaccagcgagttcacactggggagaggccattcacttgctccagttgtgggaagggatttattgattcatccaccctgcagagacaccagcgagttcacaccggggagagaccattcacctgctctgattgtggtaagagattcagtcaatcaaccaacctggtaaagcaccagcgaattcacactggggacaggccattcacctgctccgtgtttgggaagggattcactcagtcacctcacctgctgaaacaccagtgtgttcacgagtga
- the LOC144484654 gene encoding uncharacterized protein LOC144484654 translates to MERHDDTDTREKPWICGDCGKAFTCPSKLETHRCTQTGERPFNCPMCWKEFTQSSCLTLHQRVHTGERPYTCSVCGKGFVQMCNLQLHWRVHTEERPFSCINCGKSFRH, encoded by the coding sequence ATGGAGAGACATGATGATACTGACACCAGAGAAAAACCGTggatatgtggggactgtgggaaagcattcacttgcccatccaaactggaaactcatcgatgcACCCaaactggggagagacccttcaacTGTCCCATGTGTTGGAAGGAATTTACTCAATCATCCTGCCTAacattacaccagcgagttcacactggagagagaccatacacttgctctgtgtgtgggaagggattcgtccAGATGTGTAACCTACAACTACACTggagagttcacactgaggagaggccgttcagctgcattaactgtggaaagagcttcagacattga